One Sediminicola sp. YIK13 DNA segment encodes these proteins:
- a CDS encoding TolC family protein → MKQFILTAFTIGLSFASFAQEQATPSFSLEEAVAYALENNYKAINANKDIIDAQKQKWETIAGGLPQIEGAVSYQNLLKQPVSLIPAEFFGGEPGTFTPITFGQAQTASATATLKQQIFDGSYIVGVQASKAFISYSANNKEKTDLEVRKAVVEAYGNVLLARESVLIFEKNRETLSKNLYETKKIYENGLGDEESVDQLQITLSSVENQLRNAQRLEKLTLQMLNLVMGLDISTPTVLKEDLDKLTQREMDLRLLDEELTMENNVDYKLAYNLNEQRFFELKLAKSRTLPTLNAFINYGSTAFSENFDFFNGEQQWFDSSILGFDLSIPIFSSFKRNASTARAKIALDKAKNQLEESKENIRLQLENAKSEYLFSIEQYDTSKANLALAERIEQKNQIKYFEGLASSFELRQAQTQLYTAQQEYLQSMVGVINKKTELETIINN, encoded by the coding sequence ATGAAACAGTTTATACTAACGGCCTTTACCATAGGCCTAAGCTTCGCTTCATTTGCACAAGAGCAGGCAACCCCAAGCTTTTCACTTGAGGAAGCAGTGGCCTATGCCTTGGAAAATAATTACAAGGCGATTAATGCCAACAAAGACATTATAGATGCGCAAAAACAGAAATGGGAGACCATTGCTGGGGGACTTCCTCAAATAGAAGGCGCAGTAAGTTACCAAAATCTGTTAAAGCAACCCGTATCCCTTATTCCAGCTGAGTTTTTTGGTGGAGAACCTGGTACATTCACTCCCATTACCTTTGGCCAAGCACAAACGGCAAGTGCCACAGCCACGTTAAAACAACAGATTTTTGACGGGTCCTATATCGTCGGGGTACAGGCTTCAAAAGCATTTATCAGTTACAGTGCCAACAATAAGGAAAAAACAGATCTTGAAGTTCGCAAGGCCGTGGTAGAGGCTTACGGCAATGTACTACTCGCCAGAGAAAGTGTTCTTATCTTCGAAAAAAACAGAGAAACACTTAGCAAAAACCTTTACGAAACGAAAAAAATATATGAAAATGGCCTGGGAGACGAGGAGAGCGTAGACCAATTACAGATCACCCTTTCATCCGTAGAGAACCAACTGCGCAATGCCCAACGTTTAGAGAAATTGACCCTTCAAATGTTGAATCTGGTGATGGGTCTGGACATATCAACACCTACTGTTTTAAAGGAAGATCTTGATAAACTTACCCAAAGAGAAATGGACCTAAGGTTATTGGATGAAGAGTTGACCATGGAAAACAATGTAGATTATAAGTTGGCCTATAACCTGAACGAGCAACGCTTTTTTGAGCTGAAGTTGGCAAAAAGTAGAACTTTGCCCACCCTGAATGCTTTCATAAATTATGGCTCCACAGCATTTAGTGAGAACTTTGATTTTTTTAATGGGGAACAACAATGGTTCGATTCGTCGATTCTAGGGTTTGATCTTAGCATTCCCATTTTCAGTTCCTTTAAAAGAAATGCTTCTACTGCGAGGGCAAAAATTGCCCTTGATAAGGCCAAAAACCAGTTAGAAGAGTCCAAAGAAAATATCCGCCTTCAACTGGAAAATGCCAAAAGTGAATATCTTTTTTCCATTGAACAGTATGACACTTCTAAAGCAAATTTGGCCCTGGCAGAACGCATAGAACAAAAAAACCAGATCAAATACTTTGAGGGGTTGGCCTCGAGTTTTGAACTTAGACAGGCCCAAACACAATTGTATACAGCCCAGCAGGAATATCTGCAATCCATGGTAGGGGTTATCAATAAGAAAACCGAACTGGAAACCATTATCAACAACTAA
- a CDS encoding efflux RND transporter periplasmic adaptor subunit, with protein sequence MKNIYYIFVATLILTACGNNGEQSVDSLIEAGDVEAMRAKKSELSEQLKITDQEIKLLDSVIANFNLDEKLPLVTTVKAEEQKFDHFLELQGDVMTKQNVLIYPEMAGTLQKVYVQKGQQVSKGQLLATIDDGGMGSQLAQLKTQAELAKTTFERQKRLWDQKIGSEIQYLQAKSNYEAQQNAVKQFQSQLGKSSIRAPFSGIIDNVIKDQGTVVSPGPGSEVFRIVNLSDMYIDVEVPETYLGSVTIGKEAKVFFPVLGDSTITKIRQTGNFINPSNRSFSVEIPVPNKNGTIKPNLTAKVRINDYTSEKAILIPQSIISENAEGEQYAYIAMEPNADNEAIAKKIIITTGKTQGAFIEVLSGIEDGNQVIKEGARSVKDGQKVKIIN encoded by the coding sequence ATGAAAAATATCTATTACATATTTGTAGCCACACTTATTCTTACTGCTTGCGGAAATAACGGAGAGCAGTCCGTGGACAGCCTTATAGAAGCTGGCGATGTTGAAGCCATGAGAGCTAAAAAGAGTGAACTTTCGGAGCAATTAAAAATTACGGATCAAGAAATAAAGCTTCTAGATTCAGTGATCGCGAACTTTAACCTGGACGAAAAATTACCGTTGGTCACTACGGTTAAGGCAGAGGAACAAAAATTTGACCACTTTTTAGAATTACAAGGCGACGTAATGACCAAACAAAATGTGTTGATCTATCCGGAAATGGCAGGAACGTTGCAAAAGGTATATGTTCAAAAAGGTCAGCAGGTAAGCAAAGGACAGCTTTTGGCCACCATCGACGATGGGGGTATGGGAAGTCAATTGGCACAACTAAAAACACAGGCAGAATTGGCAAAAACTACTTTCGAACGTCAAAAGCGTCTATGGGACCAAAAAATAGGTTCTGAAATACAATATCTTCAAGCAAAATCCAATTATGAAGCACAGCAAAATGCCGTGAAACAATTTCAAAGTCAATTGGGTAAATCTTCCATAAGGGCTCCTTTTTCAGGAATCATCGACAATGTGATCAAAGACCAGGGCACCGTGGTTTCACCAGGACCGGGGTCTGAGGTATTCCGTATTGTGAACCTTTCTGATATGTATATTGATGTGGAAGTACCGGAAACATATTTGGGTAGCGTCACCATAGGAAAAGAGGCGAAAGTATTTTTTCCTGTATTGGGGGATAGTACAATCACAAAAATCCGTCAGACCGGAAATTTCATCAATCCAAGTAACAGATCTTTTAGTGTAGAGATTCCCGTCCCTAACAAAAATGGAACTATAAAACCAAATTTAACGGCCAAAGTGCGTATCAACGATTACACCAGTGAAAAAGCTATTTTAATCCCACAGAGTATTATTTCGGAAAATGCCGAAGGGGAGCAATACGCTTACATAGCCATGGAGCCAAATGCGGATAATGAGGCCATAGCAAAGAAAATAATTATTACAACCGGGAAGACCCAAGGGGCATTCATTGAAGTGCTTTCCGGGATAGAAGATGGAAACCAGGTGATCAAAGAAGGAGCCAGAAGCGTTAAAGATGGTCAAAAAGTAAAAATCATAAACTAA
- a CDS encoding TetR/AcrR family transcriptional regulator, protein MRGTILEKSSELFLKLGFKSVTMDDIAHEMGISKKTIYIHFNNKTNLVEECTMYIFHKIAENINCIRDLKKNPIEELYEIKKMVMVHLHDERGSTEYQLQKYYPKIFIALRKKQFQIMEDCIVDNIKKGVGEGIYRENINVDFIGRVYFSGVTSLKDQEIFPSDQFPINLLMDDFLEYHLRGIVTPKGRKILNALINSNYE, encoded by the coding sequence ATGAGAGGAACTATCTTAGAAAAATCGTCTGAACTGTTCTTGAAACTAGGATTCAAGAGCGTCACCATGGATGATATTGCCCATGAAATGGGAATTTCCAAAAAGACTATATACATCCATTTCAACAACAAGACCAATTTGGTCGAGGAATGTACCATGTACATTTTCCATAAAATAGCAGAAAATATCAACTGCATTAGGGATCTTAAAAAAAATCCCATTGAAGAACTTTACGAGATCAAAAAAATGGTCATGGTGCATTTGCATGACGAAAGGGGCTCTACAGAATATCAGTTACAGAAGTACTACCCAAAAATTTTTATTGCCCTAAGAAAAAAGCAATTCCAGATCATGGAAGATTGCATTGTTGACAACATAAAAAAAGGAGTTGGAGAAGGGATTTACCGTGAAAACATCAACGTGGACTTTATAGGTAGGGTATACTTTTCTGGTGTTACCAGTCTAAAAGACCAGGAAATATTTCCGTCAGACCAATTTCCTATTAACCTTCTAATGGACGATTTTTTGGAATACCACCTTCGGGGGATTGTCACCCCTAAGGGAAGGAAAATACTAAATGCTTTAATCAATTCAAATTACGAATAA
- a CDS encoding polyprenyl synthetase family protein, with amino-acid sequence MLTIDQYRSEFINHLEAKTTTREPENLYAPISYILGLGGKRLRPILTLMTADIFGKDYKEAMDAALAVEVFHNFSLVHDDIMDDAPLRRGKITVHEKWDINTGILSGDAMLISAIQYFERYEGQVYKDLLKLFSKTALEVCEGQQYDVDFEDREDVTIPEYIKMIEYKTAVLVAAAMKMGAIIAGASLESQYAIYEFGRYLGIAFQLQDDYLDAFGDPKAFGKQVGGDIIENKKTFLYLKSLEMVTPQQAQELAHLFSIKPKDATAKITTVKDIFLESTAAQQTKDEIEKYTNNAFSILDKLDISPEKKEILHRFGESLMKRKV; translated from the coding sequence ATGCTCACCATAGATCAATACCGTTCAGAATTCATCAATCATTTAGAGGCTAAAACTACTACCAGAGAACCTGAAAATTTATATGCTCCTATCAGCTATATTTTAGGCTTGGGGGGTAAGCGTTTGCGACCTATCCTGACATTGATGACAGCAGATATTTTTGGGAAAGATTACAAGGAAGCCATGGATGCAGCCTTGGCGGTGGAGGTTTTTCATAATTTTTCATTGGTTCATGACGATATCATGGACGATGCCCCGTTGCGAAGAGGAAAAATTACAGTTCATGAAAAGTGGGATATAAACACGGGGATCCTTTCTGGAGATGCAATGCTCATCAGTGCCATCCAATATTTTGAACGTTATGAAGGACAGGTTTACAAAGACCTTTTAAAATTGTTCAGTAAAACGGCATTGGAGGTTTGTGAGGGACAACAGTATGATGTAGATTTTGAGGATAGGGAAGATGTGACGATCCCTGAATATATTAAAATGATTGAATATAAAACAGCGGTACTGGTTGCTGCTGCCATGAAAATGGGCGCCATTATTGCAGGAGCTTCCTTGGAATCCCAGTATGCTATATATGAATTCGGAAGGTATTTGGGAATCGCATTTCAGTTACAAGATGATTATTTGGACGCTTTTGGTGATCCCAAGGCATTTGGGAAACAGGTAGGGGGTGATATTATAGAAAATAAAAAAACATTCTTGTACCTCAAGTCCTTGGAAATGGTAACGCCTCAACAGGCCCAAGAATTGGCGCATTTGTTTTCGATTAAGCCAAAGGATGCAACAGCAAAGATCACTACCGTAAAAGATATATTTTTGGAAAGTACTGCTGCCCAACAGACCAAGGATGAAATTGAAAAATACACCAATAATGCATTTTCTATTTTGGATAAATTAGATATTTCTCCAGAAAAGAAAGAAATTCTCCACCGTTTTGGAGAAAGCCTCATGAAGCGAAAAGTATAG